In Chrysemys picta bellii isolate R12L10 chromosome 4, ASM1138683v2, whole genome shotgun sequence, the sequence CTAATAAAATACCCacagtccccctgcccccctgcattaattgtccctccccctgtgtctccctgcccccaggaagtGAAGGATGGATCCTGGATGGGCCGGGAGGAGGAGCCCCTGGAGGGGTTCGAGTGGCGAGTTGGCGCCCGCAGCGTCACCAAGGGGGTGTGGGCGTGGAGTCAGCCCTTCTGGGTCCCCACCGAGTGGGGGAAGGTGAGTGGGAAGGGCGGGAAAATGGGGTGGGGAGATGAGTGACCCCAGCAGATCTCTACTTGGGGGAGCAGAGCCGACAgaggcctgggaggggaggcagggaaccCAGTGCTGGGGCATCCGGGGGACAGAATGGGGAACTCGCTTGTGACCCCGGCCTGTGGCTCCCCCCCAGGTGGCCGTGCTGCTGGTCGACACCGAGGGCTCCATGGACATTCTCAGAGACACAGAGACCAGCGTCAAACTCTCCGCCGTCTCCATGCTGCTTGGCTCCTACCAGgttggcactagggggcgctgtgctgtggggggagggtcgTGCTGGTTTCTGTATCTAACCCTGTCCTCTCTGATTACTTGCAGATCCTGAATGTTTCCAGCCAGATAAAGGACCCTGATCTAGCATatctggaggtgaagcagggagAGGGCAGGATGTGGCGCCGTTCTCAGACAGCCTCTCAGGGTTCCCTCTCCACTCTGGGGTACAgctgtggggacccgcatgaaagacccccctaagcttatttctactagcttaggttaaaaacttccccaaggcacaaatccttccttgtcttTGGAtgggtattgctgccaccaccaagtgagttagacaaagattaaggaaaaggaccacttggagttcctgtttccccagaatatccccccaagccccttcattCCCCTTCCTGGAGAGGCTTGAGAATCATATACCAACCGAATAggttaacaaggtgagcacagaccagacccttgggtttttaggacacttgaaaaaacagaactttgttataaagaaaaaagtaaaagaagcacctctgtaaaatcaggacagaaagtaattttacagggtaataagattcaaaacacagaggatttcccctctaggcaaaactttaaagttacaaaaaaccagaaataaacctccctcttagcataggggcaattcacaagctaaaacaaaggtaatctaacgcatttccttcctattacttacaatttgtaatcttagatgcttagttTAGATCTGGCGttaggagatgtatttttcctGTCCTGATTCCTCGCTGACCTGGAgagaacacacagagagagacaaaacaaaaaccttcccccacagatttgaaagtatcttctccccttattggtccttttggtcaggtgccaaccaggttatttgagcttcttaaccctttagaggtaaaggagggattttatgctacccttagctgtatgttcatgacacAGCCCCAATGGGGTAGCCCGCCCAttctacagctggggaaactgaggcccagagagaatcAGTGACTTGCTGAGGTCAATGGGGAGACTGTGGAACAGCCAgagatagaatccaggagtcctggctcccagccccgctcctgctctaacccactagaccccactcccctcccagagctggggcgagaacccaggagtcttggggcTGTATTCAGCAGGGCCCAGCTTGTGTGCTGGTGCAGGGGCTAGAGCTCGCCCCTGCCTGAGCTCCAGGCTTACTGAGAACATGGGTGTTGCCAGGACTCTGGGAACGTCTCAGTATTTGGTATCTTGGTCTATTCTGTTCCTACCGTTGGTGGGCATGGGGGGCaaacagagcccctggcatggggcaggggagcggggaaccttgacctgcagttctgctctttGGCCACTAGGTGTCTCTGCACCACAGGGGGAAAGCCGTGGGACCCTGGTAACAGACCGAGACCAAGCTGGAGTTGCagcttgtgtgtctgtgtgtgtgtgtgtggggggctgttTGTTGGTAAGATTtccactcccacccacccccagggcaCACGCTGCCTCCCCGCCCcagagatcccagccccagactcacccccctgctctctctgctctgcagatGTTTCTGCACATGGCCGAAGAGGTGGGAAAGGAATACGGGCTGGAGTCCATTCAGGTGAGatgacatttcccccccccccaccgtgcccCATGCaaccccctcaccccactgcaTGGGATGTTCCTGCCCcagccacctcctgccccacacccGAGGGGTTCAGCCTTCCCCTCCTGACATCATCCCGTCTCCCCTGCAGCACCTAGACCTGCTGGTGCGGGATTGGAGCAACTCCACGGTCCTTGGAACTGACGGTGGGAAGGAGCATCTGAGAGACGTCCGACAGGTGAGTGTGGGGAATGGGacgtggggcctttcccctctggggggtgttggctctgatccggccccagggcaagggcctggctggctctggggagccGGGAATGGGTCCCGGGGTATTTCCCTCTGTTGATGTCTCACTTTGCTGATTTCCCCTGGCTCCGGCAGATGCTGGCAGCGAGGTCCCCTTGCAAACACCCCAAGGCCCTGGAAGCgctgagcagaagcagcagccgcTGTTACCTGATGCCCTTTCCTGGCAGGCGGATcatgactgggagccagggaagcCTGAGAGGTAACGGACGCGGGACAGCGGCTCTGAGCCTGCGCGATGGGGCATCTCTGTTTCTGCCGGGGAACGGGCCATGTTGGGATGCTCCGGCTCCGGGTTCATTGCCATGTCCCTCCCCTTCGCAGACATGGATGAGGATTTCCGGGACAGCCTGAGGGAGTATGTCACCACCCTGGTGGGCTCGGCCGGTCAACACGCGTGGAGAGACCGGCATGGGGCGCTGCTGACCGGGACACATCTTGCTGCTGGCATAAAGGTGGGGACTGGCCAGCTGGGGATGGggtctcagtagggggcgctttACCCTGgctgtcagtgctggccccatgcCCCCATGTGGCACTAAGGGGGctgcgctgcagggagcggggtggggttctgtagggacgctctccccagcagtcaggGCTGTACCCAGTACCCctggtggcactagggggcgctgtgctgcagggagtggggtggggttctgtagggacgctctccccagcagtcaggGCTGTACCCAGTACCCctggtggcactagggggcgctgtgctgcagggagtgggctTAGCCCTTTTTGCTGAATTTCTGTTAATTAAGAATTAGGGTTGTATTTATATCCTAGCAGAATCCCAGCTTGGATGGTTCTACTGAGCCTTCCTACATCATCCAGGGAAGTTCTTCATTTCCCCGCCAAACTGATTCCCACCGTTGTCTTATGGCcgttccccagctgccctgccccagaggtggctgcatctcagtgccgggcGAACCATCCCCATGTTCACGGTTTTCTAAGCCCTGTGGAGTCTGCGTTGTGATTTCTTGTGCTTTCTTTGCAGAAATTCTCTGATCTGATGAAGAAACATCACTGTGGCTTCTCCTCTCCCGCTCAGGTACCTTCTCTGCCTGTCTCTGCCTCTGACCTGATCTAGGGGTGTGTCCCACCTCCTGAATTCACTTCCGATGTAAAACTGCTTCTTACTTTTGTCTTACTGCTGCTGCCTCACCTgaaaggtggctgcatctcatgTCTGGCAAGTCATCCCCGTGTGGGGTTGCTGTGAGGctattccccagctgccccaccccagaagtggctgcatctcagcactgggtgAGCCATCCCTCTGCAGTGTTGTGTGTGGCTGTTCCCAGATGCTCCGACCCAGAGGTGGGTGCATCTCAGgagtatgtttgttttttttccccacgcaGCTAAATTTTAGTTATCGGCGAAATATCAAAAGCCGAAATACTTCGATTTGGAAATGCCACTGTGGTGTCTCATGGGAATTATAGCttggctctgcctgctccctttTCTTCCCATAAATCAATTCTGGTCAGACTtcagctcccatgatgcaccacagaggagggagatgatgcatcatgggagttcgTGGCTGTGGAGCATCATGGGgcttgtagtttgggtgcctggCGTCAGGCAGAGCTGCCGCAGtggctcatgggagttgtagtttcacACTGGCTAGTGGCGTCGCTCTGTTACATGAGGTTGCTGTGGTGGAAGCAGCAGTCGCTAGGTGGAGACAGGGCCCCATAAACTGTGGCTGACCCCAGCCTTGTCCTCCCTGTGCAGATGGCCATCACCTTCCACAACCAGAGAGTCCTGGACACGGCCAGCGCAGACCACGCTCTTTTCCTGAAGGAGAAGGTGAGTctgggggggtgtctgtgccGCAGCCAGGGGAACCCCAGGGAACCATCCCAGCGAATGCCACTGGCTGTGGGCTTGGGGGTAGGAGACGGGACCTCGTATCGCTATAGCCACCCTGGGAGCTGGAGATGAGAGGCTCAAACTCCTGCACCAGGGTTGTGGGGGCGGATACGTTTACCCTGTGGCCTTCTGCAGTAGTGGAGGAGTCATGGCCCAGGTGGTTAATGGACTGGACCAGGACTAGGAACTCCTGGATTTTGTCCACTGCAATGCTGCAGACTCCACTGGGTGAGTCACAGAGTCTCTCtggacctcagtttccccatctagcaAAGGGGGAGAATGATCCTGCATTCGGGGGTTTTAGCCTgtgagctttttggggcagggatggtctctcaCTGAGTTTGTGTGCCGGACCCAGCGTGAGGGGGGCCCACCATGTCAGTCTGGGTTCCCCCCAGCGCGAGGGTGGAACCTCAGCCCAGGTCGGTGCTGTGCCTTGTGCGAGGGTGTCCCCCATCTCAGTCccggtgtgtgctgtgcctggcgcgaggggggcccccatctcggtcccggtgtgtgctgtgcctggcgTGAGAGGGTGGCCCCATCTCAGTCccggtgtgtgctgtgcctggcgcgaggggggcccccatctcggtcccggtgtgtgctgtgcctggcgcgAGGGGGGCCCCCATCTCAGTCccggtgtgtgctgtgcctggcgcgaggggggcccccatctcggtcccggtgtgtgctgtgcctggcgcgAGGGGGGCCCCCATCTCAGTCccggtgtgtgctgtgcctggcgTGAGGGGGCCCCCATCTCGGTCccggtgtgtgctgtgcctggcgcgaggggggcccccatctcggtcccggtgtgtgctgtgcctggcgcgAGGGGGGCCCCCATCTCGGTTGGGTGGGTGGGGTCTGTGCTGCGCTTTCCCTTTCTAATGCTCTTGGCCGTCTCCTCTCCCGGCGGGCACAGGACGGCGACTCCCGGAACATGATCGACTGCCTGAAGGTGCGGCCGAGCAAGATGGTGGAGCTGTTGGCGGAGCGGCGCGGGCACTTGCTGTGGCGGTGCCGGACTGACATGCGGGAGCCGGCGCCGGAGACAGAGGCCCGGCTGacagagctggaggaggagctgacgCGGGAGGCTGAGACCTTCCTGGAGATCTACGGGAAGCGCTTTATGAAATTTGCCATTTTGGCAGGCGTGGGGATGGTGGTCCTGGGACCGGTGGGCGGAGCTGTCAGTGCCGGG encodes:
- the LOC135983292 gene encoding RING finger protein 112-like, which gives rise to MGNANNKGPIPPPSSKPTPEGMVKRLQEDVTCSICLDILDNPVSIECGHNFCRGCLSAHWSGVSAWGSQCPECRAPCSRDRMIPDTRVKSLVEKIRDLPREETLTATGTVSPEQGLGAQLGSGRPVQLVRLDDKGGLTLDEEALSRCLEQGGVGNAPVCLVSIIGEQRRGKSFLLNYLLRRLRSPEVKDGSWMGREEEPLEGFEWRVGARSVTKGVWAWSQPFWVPTEWGKVAVLLVDTEGSMDILRDTETSVKLSAVSMLLGSYQILNVSSQIKDPDLAYLEMFLHMAEEVGKEYGLESIQHLDLLVRDWSNSTVLGTDGGKEHLRDVRQMLAARSPCKHPKALEALSRSSSRCYLMPFPGRRIMTGSQGSLRDMDEDFRDSLREYVTTLVGSAGQHAWRDRHGALLTGTHLAAGIKKFSDLMKKHHCGFSSPAQMAITFHNQRVLDTASADHALFLKEKDGDSRNMIDCLKVRPSKMVELLAERRGHLLWRCRTDMREPAPETEARLTELEEELTREAETFLEIYGKRFMKFAILAGVGMVVLGPVGGAVSAGIAAAAATAEAIWAGTCTAAGITVGGGVGGGVGGNVARRDRQRAEAAGGGREEGDGTEDLSDDKPLI